Proteins encoded by one window of Lathyrus oleraceus cultivar Zhongwan6 chromosome 1, CAAS_Psat_ZW6_1.0, whole genome shotgun sequence:
- the LOC127130355 gene encoding ABC transporter B family member 28: MASVKPLCHFHLPLSSSSSFFRIRKPTHSLSLSPRLLNRPIQFQSKTLSPPHRIHLLPQPLHAYVTGPASDPNIADTDPKLDGLRQEDSPTPRVVTWELLSMLLMKHKFRLALCVASLFACTTCTLSMPIFSGRFFEVLIGVRPEPLWSLLSKMGVLYALEPIFTVIFVINMNIVWEKVMSTLRAQIFGRLLIQKVEFFDKYKVGEITGLLTSDLGSLKNIVGENVSRDRGFRALSEVTGTIFILFTLSPQLAPILGVLMIAVSISIAVYKRSTLPVFKAHGLAQASISDCITETFSAIRTVRSFSGEKRQMFMFASQVLSFESSGIKLGTFKSINESLTRVAVYISLTALYCLGGSKVKAGQLSVGTMASFIGYTFTLTFAVQGLVNTFGDLRASFAAVERINSVLSGVQVDDALAYGLERELKQKAVNDENYKLFFSNSSDENNQNSHLHYMSALKTSSNVFSLAWSGDICLEDVYFSYPLRPDVEILHGLNLRLKCGTVTALVGASGAGKSTIVQLLSRFYEPTRGCITVGGEDVRTFDKSEWARVVSIVNQEPVLFSVSVGENIAYGLPDDDVSKDDVIKAAKAANAHDFIISLPQGYDTLVGERGGLLSGGQRQRVAIARALLKNAPILILDEATSALDTVSERLVQDALNHLMKGRTTLVIAHRLSTVQNAYQIALCSDGRVAELGTHFELLAKKGQYASLVGTQRLAFE, from the exons ATGGCCTCTGTAAAACCACTATGCCATTTCCACCTTCCCctctcttcttcatcttctttctTCAGAATTCGAAAACCAACACACTCACTCTCACTCTCACCGCGTCTTCTCAATCGCCCCATCCAATTCCAATCCAAAACCCTATCTCCTCCTCATCGTATTCATCTTCTCCCCCAACCGCTACATGCTTACGTTACCGGACCCGCATCCGACCCGAATATCGCCGACACGGATCCGAAACTCGACGGGCTGCGGCAAGAGGATTCACCCACACCCAGGGTTGTAACATGGGAGCTTCTCTCTATGCTTCTCATGAAGCACAAATTTCGTCTTGCTCTTTGTGTTGCTTCTCTCTTTGCCTGTACCACCTGTACCCTATCCATGCCCATTTTTTCAG GGCGGTTTTTTGAAGTTCTTATTGGTGTTAGACCCGAGCCGTTGTGGAGTCTTCTCAGTAAAATGGGAGTTCTGTATGCTCTAGAGCCAATTTTTACAGTTATTTTTGTAATAAACATGAACATAGTGTGGGAGAAAGTTATGTCAACGCTAAGAGCTCAGATCTTCGGAAGACTATTGATTCAGAAG GTTGAGTTTTTTGACAAATACAAG GTAGGTGAAATCACTGGTTTGTTAACATCTGATTTGGGTTCTCTTAAAAACATCGTCGGTGAGAATGTTTCAAGGGATCGAGGATTCAGGGCATTATCTGAG GTCACTGGGACAATATTCATACTTTTTACTTTATCCCCTCAACTAGCTCCAATTCTGGGTGTTCTGATGATCGCAGTTTCCATTTCAATTG cTGTCTACAAGAGATCAACTTTGCCTGTTTTTAAAGCACATGGGTTGGCCCAAGCTTCTATATCTGATTGTATAACAGAAACATTTTCTGCTATTCGAACA GTGCGATCCTTTAGTGGAGAAAAGCGGCAAATGTTTATGTTTGCTAGCCAG GTTCTATCCTTCGAATCGAGTGGTATAAAGCTTGGAACTTTCAAATCTATAAATGAATCCTTGACTAGAGTTGCTGTTTATATTTCTTTAACTGCGCTATATTGTCTCGGAGGAAGCAAAGTTAAGGCG GGTCAACTCTCCGTTGGAACTATGGCATCTTTTATTGGATATACTTTCACTTTAACATTCGCA GTTCAAGGATTGGTTAATACTTTCGGAGATCTTCGTGCAAGTTTTGCGGCTGTTGAGAGGATCAACTCTGTTCTTTCTGGAGTTCAAGTTGATGACGCCCTTGCCTATGGCTTAGAAAGAGAACTGAAACAAAAGGCGGTGAACGATGAGAACTATAAATTGTTCTTCTCTAATAGTTCTGACGAAAATAACCAAAACAGCCATTTGCATTACATGTCAGCATTAAAAACATCAAGCAATGTGTTTAGTTTAGCTTGGTCTGGAGATATTTGTCTTGAAG ATGTGTATTTCTCTTACCCTTTAAGGCCAGATGTGGAAATTTTACACGGCTTAAATTTAAGACTAAAATGTGGAACTGTAACTGCACTGGTGGGTGCTAGTGGTGCAGGAAAAAGTACGATTGTACAGCTATTGTCTCGTTTTTATGAG CCAACAAGAGGTTGTATAACAGTTGGTGGAGAGGATGTCCGGACATTTGACAAAAGCGAATGGGCTCGGGTTGTCTCTATCGTAAATCAA GAACCTGTTTTATTTTCGGTCTCTGTTGGAGAAAATATTGCATATGGACTGCCAGACGACGATGTTTCGAAAGACGATGTGATCAAGGCAGCAAAAGCAGCAAATGCTCATGACTTTATAATTTCACTTCCTCAG GGCTATGATACACTTGTTGGTGAACGCGGAGGCCTACTGAGTGGGGGACAGAGGCAG AGAGTCGCCATTGCCCGAGCTCTCCTGAAGAATGCTCCCATCCTAATACTTGATGAG GCTACAAGTGCTCTGGATACCGTCAGTGAACGCTTGGTCCAAGATGCTCTCAACCATTTGATGAAGGGGAGGACAACATTAGTCATAGCTCACAGGTTAAGCACAGTTCAAAATGCTTATCAAATTGCACTATGTTCAGATGGGAGGGTTGCAGAACTAGGCACTCATTTTGAGCTGTTAGCTAAGAAGGGCCAATATGCTTCACTGGTTGGCACTCAAAGGCTTGCATTTGAATAA
- the LOC127130364 gene encoding uncharacterized protein LOC127130364 has product MSSKINFSSPPIPCKFHTKKPNPLKRNTVIFSSFSSSEKQQKIISTIIETPSNDNKAYTINFKTKSACKLGISRYPDFEYDAEGGIGNGFGAKAKNQDDNDIILVSFDLETLYIPSLTSSTTKFLGLSLPPFLRIDIVPEAFHGSINQESGKVDLEFKAKFLFSAGSIYKAPPLIVKTVLTSEESKGRMKSGRGMRLDEEGKCRLVGVATVDPIDDFIMNSFLGLPTECLAELNAVISIK; this is encoded by the exons ATGAGTTCTAAGATAAACTTCTCAAGCCCACCAATACCATGCAAATTCCACACCAAAAAACCAAATCCTCTAAAAAGAAACACTGTCATCTTCTCTTCCTTTTCTTCAAGTGAAAAACAACAAAAAATCATTTCCACCATAATTGAAACTCCATCAAATGATAATAAGGCTTACACTATCAACTTCAAGACAAAAAGTGCTTGCAAGCTTGGAATTTCAAGGTATCCTGATTTTGAATATGATGCTGAAGGAGGAATAGGAAATGGTTTTGGTGCAAAGGCAAAAAATCAAGATGATAATGATATTATTCTTGTTTCGTTTGATCTTGAAACATTGTATATTCCATCGTTAACAAGCTCTACTACTAAGTTTCTTGGATTGTCATTGCCACCATTCTTGAGGATTGATATTGTTCCAGAAGCTTTCCATGGAAGTATTAATCAAGAATCTGGCAAG GTTGATCTTGAGTTTAAGGCCAAGTTCTTGTTTTCTGCTGGTAGTATCTATAAGGCTCCACCGCTGATTGTGAAGACAGTGTTAACATCTGAAGAATCAAAGGGAAGAATGAAGAGTGGAAGAGGCATGAGGTTGGATGAAGAAGGAAAATGCAGACTTGTTGGTGTGGCAACAGTTGATCCTATTGACGATTTCATTATGAATTCTTTCCTTGGCCTACCAACTGAATGTCTTGCTGAGTTAAATGCTGTGATATCTATTAAATAA